The genomic segment AGCTAAGCTCGCTAACGCTAAGTGTGTCAGGATGGAGGAGACCGACTGAAGCTGCTCCACTTGAAAAGTGTTTAACCTGTGAGCCCATGAATAAAAAAGACTGAGATAAAGACATGTAACATTAAAGTTGGTCATGTGTATCGGTTTCCTATGCATTGCTGTTTTGCTTGATTCATAAACAGTGAAATATAAACAGAGGTGCTTTGTTTGCGTTTAGATGCATCTGAGCATCCTCATCAAAGCATTTTAAGACTCGTAAAGACAAACCTACTTCATTTTCCCATGCTGCATACAGTTTATTGatgaaaatgacatttaattCACCATTAAGACATTGTCGATCATCTTTATGAGACAGTTTTGAACACTACACATTCTCTTACAATGGAGTccgtacattttttttttttttgcaacctttgttttggtctgtgaAAGGTGGTGATGGGTGACATCCGTCAGTCGTTGCTGCCTCGCGATGTGCTCAGTGCAGCCAAGGAGCTGCTGTATCACCTGGACATCTACATCTGTAACCTGGTGCAGTCCGGGAGGCAGCCTCCTCAGGTCGACTCCAAAACCCTGGAGCTGGTGGAGGAGTTCATCCTGCATGCACCTAAAGACAGAAGCACTCCAGCCAGGGTAAGACATGACCCCCGACATGCGTTTCCACCGATAACACTGCATATGAACGCATCAAAGACAGCTCATAaatagtattttctttttttcccccttctgtCAGAGGATGAGCGCTCTTCAGGAGCTCCAGCTGTTGGAGATCATGTGCAGCTGTTTCCAGGAGCAGAGCCGTGATACTGTCCGTCAGCTAATGTTCTCCGCCCTATTCAGTCTCCAAGGCAACCAGGCAGACGAGAGCCGGATGGCACTGTTGAGCAAGCTGGTCTCCATGGCAATCGCTGTGGGCAGGGTGCCTATCTTGGAATGTGCTGCTACCTGGTTACAGGTGAGGATTCTTACGAAAAACACACTTGatcttcattatttttttatttttatactgcTGAAGTTacagggacagtgcacatttcTTTATACACTTGCCTGTGGCAAAAGTCGCCACCtggatttaactaagcaaatAGGTAAGAGCCTCCCATTGGATAATAACTGCATGGGCGATTATGTTTCAGCTGGCAACAAGTTATTTAACCCCAACTGATGCAATGAGTAGCTTCTCATTTCTTAAACTACTATGTTGAAAGACCCATCCTGTGGTTGTCTGTTTGAGAAGGGTCAAATCATTGGCTTGCatcaagcagagaaaacatcGAAGGAGATTGCAGAAACTACTAAAATTGGGTTAAAAAGCTGTCCaacacattattaaaaactAGAAGGAAGATTTACCCTGTTCCAGAGTGATCAGggtaagaagagaggcagatgaaGTGATGCACCCCATCATGCCTAGTGCCTACTGTACAAGCCTGTGGGGGGCACTGCTATGATCTGGGGTTGCTGCAGTTGGTCAGGTCTAGGTTCAGCAACATTATGTGCCCAAAGAATGAGGTCAGCTGACTACCTGAATATACTGAATGACCAGGTTATTCCCTCAGTGGATTGTTTCTTCCCTGATGGCACGGGCATATTCCAAGATGACAATGCCAGGATTCATCGGGCTCAAATTGTGAAAGAGTGGTTCAGGGAGCATGagacatcattttcacacatggattggccaccacagagtccagaccttaACCCCATTGAGAATCTTTGGGATGTGCTGGAGAAGACTTTGCGCAGTGGACCGACTCTCCCATCATCAATACAAGATCTTGGTGAAAAATGAATGCAACGGTGGACGGAAATCAATCTTGTGACATTGCAGAAGCTTATCGAAACAATGCCACAGCGAATGCGTGGCGTAATCAAAGCTAAAGGCAATGTATTTATTCAGTTGAAGTCCGTGAGGTACTTTATGTGTGATATAAGCCTCTTAGTCCTTCTCTTGTGGAAACATGGTTTGTATTACAGATGTACTGATAATGTACCTTTTGATTATGTTTTTGTCTTGCAGAGAACCCACAGAGTGTACTGTGTGCGTTTGGCACAGGTACTTGTAGATGACTATTGTAGTTTGGTGCCAGGCTCAGTGCCCACCTTGCAGAACATTCACAGTGCAAGCCCACGCTTCTGCTGCCAGTTCATCACTGCAGTTACCACCCTCTATGACCTCACCTCAGGTACTTTGTTTCAAAAATACAGAATTAAATAATGATCCAAAACAAATGAATCTGTGCAAAAGGTCGGCTTAACTTCCAAAACATGTTCTTGAAATGTTTGGGAATCATTTGAACCattattgtctgtgtgtgtgtgtttgtttttagaggAGCTAACCCCTCCCCTAGAACTCCTCCAGATGATCGTGTCGTGGATCCAAGATGACCCTCGTCTGGTCCTCATCACTTTCCTGAACGCGCCCCTCTCTGGGAGCCAGCCAATCAGCTCACTGGATGTCACACCTTTAGGCGGCTTGATGCGCTGGTGCGTCAAAGCACCGCTGACATACAGGGAGGAAAAGAAGCCGGCGTTAACAAACGGCACCACTGAGAGCGAGCCGGAGGTGGGGCCTCTGTTCTCTGGGCTCCATCTGAGTGTCCTGCAGGTGTGTGGTTTTACGTAGAGATATAATATACATTTATATGTGAAAAACTTACAAAATTCTTACTTAAACAGTGAATATAATCAACCTGTTGTCCATCTACCACATTCAGGTCTTCATGCTTTTGCCCAGTATACTAAATGAGAAGGGGCTTTTCGGCCGCCTGGCACTGCTTCAGGTGGAGTCCCTGGCTGCTCTGACCTCAGACCTCTCCAGGCTGTTGGACcaggcagacaaacacacacacacatcatccgCCGATACACACTCACTGTCCCAGCTGACCCTGGATCGGCTCGCACAAGCCCTGCAGGTGGCGATGGCCAATGGAGCGCTGCTCTGCTCGAGAGGTAAGATTGATTTCATACTGACATCTCTGACTCCCCTCTCACAAGTTGATTTATTGACCTTTATATGACCAGGTAGAGTCTTGGCATTCACCATGTTTTGAAAAGAAAGGTCTTCATATTTTCTATTATGTTGTAGActaacataaaacaaaaaggcattTTAACAGAATTTAACAGAATGATGGCTAGTCAGTATCTGTCAACTGCCCCGTTGACAGAtactacattttaaacataatctATCTGTACAGCATCCACATCCCttgccatatttttttttttttagttaaaattGAGTTTCAGCCTAGTAGCATaattttttaatattgttattttaatgtttatttgtatagggaAAAGGATGAACCAAGTAGGCAGTGGCCAAACTCAAGTGTCAGTACAAACAAACTAATACATAATACAAAATAGCTCAAGGGCTTCAAATATATTAGGAGATTGACACTGTAAAGAACATGAGCCTTCCCATAATCCTCAACAAAGACCTCATCTTATTAGATCGAAACCTGCAGTTGGTTATGATAGAAATAAACTACAAAGTCATATGTTTTGTCTGTTGATGCCGTGACGATCTTATTTTTTTCATGCTGCCTTGTCTCCTCCACAGAGGACCTGCGAGCCATCTGTTCCCGCCTTCCACACAACAAGTAAGAACCACTAACTGTACACTTGCTTTGTCACCAATCCCTCTGGTTTCTTGGTTTAAGCTACAAAACAATAGTTAAATAGTAGAATAGAGAATGATTTTTGTCATAAATAAAAAGGTCCGACTGGGAGGAACAAGCCAAGTTTGTGCCTTGGTTCATGGTCTGCATAACTCACAAGatcatttaatatatatattttaaaatactgattTCAGTTATGTGATATAAGTTAAGGTCAAAGCATTAAAATGGTATTTGTAAGTCCATTTCAGGCTACTTAACCTTTGAAAATGCAGTTAAGAATTTCCTAGGTATTGGGTATGTGATAGCGTACTAAAGTTTAATTGTGGTtgttgatttctctttttttcgctgtgtcattttttatgtatttctgtctcCAGTTTGCTCCAGTTGGTGTTGTCAGGCCCGGTGATGTACTATAACAACATCCACACTCCTCCTCTGGCCTTCAGTCCCCACGCTGCTCACTCCCCAATCGCCTCCCACCCCACACATCCTCCACACCCTGCACACCCTCCACACCCTGTactccctacacacacacctctagCCCCCCATCCCTCCTCTCACGCTCAGTACCCCGCTCAGCCATTCATGACGGGGATGCCATTCCCCTTCAGACCCAGCCACTAAAACTGATCGTATCCAACATGTTTGCagatgtgcgtgtgtgtgtgtgtatgaatgttagTTTTTGTCAGTTTGTTGGCCTGCTTGAACAAATGGTTGTTGAGTTGAAGCAAATTTTCTGTTGCTAAAATAGTTTTTGAGGCCAACATGTTTGtccaataaatatttttttacctcACTCTTAGTGTTGTTCTTGGTACCACCACTAGTGTTCACTGTTGTTCTACTTAGCTGCAACTATACTATACAGCTTTAAACAGTCATTCATTTTCCCTTTTATTTGTAGGATGGTAGAGGAGGTTTGCAGGAGGTTTGTTATTATATTTGTGCAATACTCTGTCTTTTAACTGGGGGAAAACAATATGGTTTGGAGAGGTTGAAACAGAATAATCAGAAGTGGAAATACCAAAGTGTCATAACCAGAATCACAAGCAAGTCTCGCATTTAAGTTGGAAAATAAAATTAGAACAAATGAAAGGATAGATTGAAAAACGTGCATGATTTGACCCATGATTGTTTAGGCAGGTGAAATGACCAacccaaaatgtcaaagtctTTTGGAGCCAAAccttgtgtgcgtgtgcttgtcGCTGCTGCTTGTCAGATACGATATCATTCGCCTGCAGCATGACAGAAAGACCCACCCTGGGACCCCTGCTGACCTCATCCAGAATGTGGATTGCATCATCCATTGTTGCATCTGCTCATGTataattcaacatttaaatatatagaGCAACAACTTAGGACAAATATTGTTTGagattttgtgtttaaatatatttggcCTTTTCATATCCCTGTTTAACTGACTTCCTCATAAGCTTCAGTTCCGAATACTTTGCACATAATAAGGAAACACACATAAATGCCGTTGTGTGCCACTGAGTATTGTCTCCATAAATACCAGCTACTTATTATCTGTTTTTACTGTAAGGTTTCACAATGGTTGGTGGAAATTTCATCCCGTTGAATTTCTCGCCTCATGAAATTCAGCCCGTCTCTCACGACACTAATGTTGATAGTGATGACGGACAAGTGTTCAGTGGGGACTGTTGCAAGATGATAATAATGTGCCTACAAACTGTAGATTGTGAAGTCAGTGGTCTTCCCCCTGCAGAGCTAAAGGGTGGGACACTGATAAGGATATTGATTCTGGGAAAATGATGCGGTGCGCTGAAGGCGGCAACTGATAATATTCAAGTTAAAAAAGGCAGGATCAAAGAAAGTGTTCATATATCTGAAAGAGTGAGTTAGGTCCTGTAAACCATACAGGAGCTGCTAGTTGTTTGCTTCTGTATACCTGAGTCAGAATTTATTCTACCGTTTATCTAAGCCTTCAAAATCACATAAGTTTCCCTAATTTGCAATGAAGTTTAGCATTAATTAGGTTTTTCTGGGAGGCGCAGTTAGCTTTGTAGTGAGTGTCTGCACCTAATGATCAGAGGCTGAAGTCCACGAATGAGGGTGGCCTTAGCTGgtttaaatccgacctgtggctcctttcctgcaggtcattcaacactctctctccctgatttctgactctatttactgtcctgtctctcaaataaaggcacaaaagccccatataaatattttacaatttACTAGTAATTTAAGGCTGATAGCACTCAAAAGAGCACTGAAAGACAGTTGTTTTGGTTCTAAATAGTACAGTATAAGGAGTCTGCAAACATAATATAAATATCATTTGCTTTGAGATAGATTTTACTGTCAGTTATgaaaaacactatttttttacacaaatgtttaaaaaaaatcagggcCGAAAACTGATCCATGTGGAACACCTTTTCTTAGTGGTAAAAACTCTGATTGGGCATTTCTAGCTTTAACACACTTAAATTGAATACACAAAGCTTTACCTTGCCCATACTCAAAACTATTCTGTTattgggggaactggcacattGAGTTCCtgctgtatctctctctctctctctctctctctctcgctctctctctctctctctctctctctctcactctgtgctttcacatcatattactgcatgtcactatctgtaaatctcagtcactaaccatatattttcctgggagctcctgaccTCTCATGTCTTGTAGGTTCCCCTGGATTGTTGGAGGGCATGGCCTGTTGCTATGGACGGCATGTTTTTCTTGAGTGTGAAAAAAACCCAGTTTGGGTTAGGTTCACTTCCACCCTTGCAGGTGTACGCTGTGGTTGTGTGGCACTGTTTGCGTCTGCAGCTGCAAAATCATGGTTTCCTTGAAGGGAACTTCCTGAGGCCAAAAATTATATTTGAGTCACAAAGAAGTCAGTTTTTCATGCTCACCATAAACCACACAAGTGCATTTTTTCTGCACAGAATAAGTTACTCTTTAGCCAATGAAAATCTGCTGTGAAGAgaagacattttcacacattaGTTCCTCACTGCATTGTGATTTTGTGAAACAAAAAGGCCGGTGTGTGGGGGTTGATCTACTTGCACTTCCTCTCTCAGAGCAACagaaaaaagcctaaaaatacacacagtattTCAATGAACAGCGCACCTGCAATTGAAAgtacaaaacatatttttcatccatccatccatccattttcttccgcttatctgaggtctttgccttcaggctcagctccctcttcgcCACAATGGTCCGGCACAACGCCTGCATTATTGCTGACGCCGAGCCAATCCGTCTGTCAATCTAACGCTCCATCCAACCCTCACTCGTGAACAACACCccgagatacttgaactcctccaCTTGGGGCAAGGACTCAGTCCCCACCCGGAGAG from the Labrus bergylta chromosome 4, fLabBer1.1, whole genome shotgun sequence genome contains:
- the ints15 gene encoding integrator complex subunit 15; the encoded protein is MGDIRQSLLPRDVLSAAKELLYHLDIYICNLVQSGRQPPQVDSKTLELVEEFILHAPKDRSTPARRMSALQELQLLEIMCSCFQEQSRDTVRQLMFSALFSLQGNQADESRMALLSKLVSMAIAVGRVPILECAATWLQRTHRVYCVRLAQVLVDDYCSLVPGSVPTLQNIHSASPRFCCQFITAVTTLYDLTSEELTPPLELLQMIVSWIQDDPRLVLITFLNAPLSGSQPISSLDVTPLGGLMRWCVKAPLTYREEKKPALTNGTTESEPEVGPLFSGLHLSVLQVFMLLPSILNEKGLFGRLALLQVESLAALTSDLSRLLDQADKHTHTSSADTHSLSQLTLDRLAQALQVAMANGALLCSREDLRAICSRLPHNNLLQLVLSGPVMYYNNIHTPPLAFSPHAAHSPIASHPTHPPHPAHPPHPVLPTHTPLAPHPSSHAQYPAQPFMTGMPFPFRPSH